One window of the Mycobacterium xenopi genome contains the following:
- a CDS encoding carboxylesterase/lipase family protein encodes MHEHTVRVTTATGTVEGFTRDGVNRWRSIPYARPPVGPLRFRAPQPPEPWPGVRHCHGFTNCAPQQRRYTIIGVGKYQPMSEDCLTLNVVTPESVGDQALPVLVFIHGGGYILGSSATPLYDGAGLARRGCVYVSVNYRLGALGCLDLSSLSTPEITIDSNLFLRDLVMALRWVRDNIAVFGGDPGNVTIFGESAGAHAVATLLAVPAAKGLFHQAISESPASGMVRSREVATEFATRFATQLGVRREDAAHVLMQASPAELVAAQNRLIDQGMEQRLGAFPIGPAVGDDCLPLDPVEAMRRGEAHRVPLIVGTNADEGRLFTRFLPLLPTTEPMVEALLADADPAARERITAAYPGYPDRSACVRLGGDFAFGSAAWQIAEAHGKYAPAYLYRYDFAPRPLHWAGLGATHATELLAVFGIYRSKFGALLTAGVDRRAARRVTKEVQGRWLAFSRTGIPGDGWPAYTDADRAVMVFDRTSHLEFDPHPERRMAWEGFSVAQ; translated from the coding sequence ATGCACGAACACACCGTCCGCGTCACCACAGCCACCGGCACCGTGGAAGGCTTCACTCGCGACGGTGTGAACAGGTGGCGCTCCATCCCCTATGCCCGGCCGCCGGTCGGGCCGCTGCGGTTCCGGGCCCCGCAACCACCCGAGCCGTGGCCGGGTGTGCGGCACTGCCACGGGTTCACCAACTGTGCACCGCAGCAACGCCGTTACACGATCATCGGTGTGGGCAAATACCAGCCCATGAGTGAGGACTGCCTGACGCTTAACGTCGTGACCCCGGAATCTGTCGGCGACCAGGCGTTGCCGGTCCTGGTTTTCATCCACGGCGGCGGTTACATCCTGGGCAGCTCGGCCACCCCGCTGTATGACGGTGCGGGGCTGGCCCGCCGCGGTTGCGTCTACGTGTCGGTGAACTACCGGCTCGGCGCGCTGGGCTGCCTGGACCTGTCGTCACTGTCGACACCGGAAATCACCATCGACAGCAACCTCTTCCTGCGCGACTTGGTGATGGCGCTGCGCTGGGTCCGCGACAACATCGCGGTGTTCGGCGGTGACCCGGGCAACGTCACCATTTTCGGGGAAAGCGCCGGTGCCCACGCTGTCGCCACGCTGCTCGCCGTGCCTGCGGCCAAAGGTCTTTTCCATCAGGCTATTTCAGAAAGCCCGGCAAGCGGGATGGTGCGTTCTCGTGAGGTGGCAACCGAGTTCGCGACCCGGTTCGCGACCCAACTGGGTGTGCGCCGGGAAGACGCCGCCCACGTGCTGATGCAGGCGTCGCCGGCCGAACTGGTGGCGGCCCAGAACCGTCTGATCGACCAGGGCATGGAACAGCGGCTTGGTGCATTCCCGATTGGTCCCGCCGTCGGCGACGATTGTCTGCCGCTGGACCCGGTGGAGGCGATGCGGCGCGGCGAAGCACACCGTGTGCCGCTCATCGTGGGCACCAACGCAGACGAGGGCCGCCTGTTCACTCGTTTCCTCCCGCTGCTGCCGACCACCGAGCCGATGGTCGAGGCGCTGCTGGCCGACGCGGATCCGGCTGCCCGGGAACGCATTACCGCCGCCTACCCGGGCTATCCCGATAGATCTGCCTGCGTGCGCCTCGGCGGAGACTTCGCCTTCGGCTCGGCCGCCTGGCAGATCGCCGAGGCCCACGGCAAGTACGCGCCGGCCTACCTGTACAGATACGACTTTGCGCCCCGCCCACTGCACTGGGCCGGTTTGGGAGCCACCCACGCCACCGAACTGCTTGCGGTCTTTGGCATTTACCGCAGCAAGTTCGGGGCGTTGCTCACCGCCGGTGTCGATCGCCGAGCAGCGCGGCGCGTCACCAAAGAGGTACAGGGCCGTTGGCTGGCGTTCAGCCGCACCGGGATACCCGGTGACGGCTGGCCCGCCTACACCGATGCCGATCGCGCGGTGATGGTTTTCGACCGCACGTCGCATCTCGAATTCGACCCACACCCCGAGCGCCGCATGGCGTGGGAGGGGTTCTCCGTTGCGCAATGA
- a CDS encoding phosphotransferase encodes MRNENFAAPTAEPAKVVEKPSDLSADWLTGILGIPIAGFGVERIGTGQMSECYRIELAYSGETPVGPPSVVLKVAATDPVSRQTGLTLGLYEREVRFYREIAPRVHGPLAPCYHTAFDAAAGAFDVLLGDASPAVVGDEIRGATTSQAMVAVAELGRLQGQLFSDIGLADAAWLNRDAPINQALMTQLYAGFLDRYGDRISPEHHEVCERLVNGFDSYLAGDSGERRIDGLLHGDYRLDNLLFGAAGADRPLTVVDWQTVTWGPALTDLAYFVGCALPVADRRALYDDLLSAYHDALGPDAPLTLADVYEGVRGQSFFGVMMAIVSAMLVERTERGDALFMTMLQRHCQHVLDTDALATLSPTSPMPLTPVHTDESVHTATGEPLWSESWYADFVDAAQGFGGWVRIGLIPNQRTAWMHALLCGPDSPTIAVVDFDVPFPADPWHVRTATIDFTHAATDPLQTYRVALQARGQSYTDPGALLRGEPGRPVAVAANLTWATDGTPYRYRLTTRYEIPCRVSGSVTVEDTEYMLDEVPGQRDHSWGVRDWWAMDWLWSALHLDDGTHLHGVDIRIPGAPKLCVGYLQQKDRQLVELHTVTSRESFDSNGLPVAATVSVEPGDIAATAAVRGHAPLLLVADDGRVSQFPRAWVTATTADGRHGVGWLEWNRTRWQPTPT; translated from the coding sequence TTGCGCAATGAAAACTTTGCTGCCCCAACAGCGGAGCCGGCGAAAGTAGTCGAAAAACCAAGCGACCTCAGCGCCGACTGGCTGACCGGCATACTCGGCATACCGATCGCCGGGTTTGGTGTCGAGCGCATCGGTACCGGTCAGATGAGCGAGTGCTACCGCATCGAACTGGCCTACAGCGGCGAAACCCCGGTTGGGCCGCCGTCGGTGGTCTTGAAGGTGGCCGCCACCGATCCGGTGAGCCGCCAGACCGGCCTGACACTGGGACTCTACGAGCGTGAAGTGCGCTTCTACCGCGAAATCGCGCCGCGCGTGCATGGGCCGCTCGCGCCGTGCTACCACACCGCGTTCGACGCGGCGGCCGGCGCGTTCGATGTATTGCTCGGCGACGCCAGCCCCGCTGTCGTCGGTGACGAAATCCGCGGCGCCACAACGTCACAAGCCATGGTCGCCGTTGCGGAGTTGGGCCGCTTACAGGGCCAGTTGTTCAGTGATATCGGCTTGGCCGACGCGGCGTGGCTCAACCGTGACGCCCCCATCAACCAGGCGTTGATGACCCAGCTTTACGCGGGGTTCCTCGACCGTTACGGTGACCGGATTTCACCGGAGCACCACGAAGTGTGCGAACGGCTGGTCAATGGATTCGACTCCTACCTCGCCGGCGATTCGGGTGAGCGGCGCATTGACGGGCTGCTGCACGGCGACTACCGGCTGGACAACTTGTTGTTCGGCGCCGCCGGGGCCGATCGGCCGCTGACGGTGGTGGATTGGCAGACCGTCACCTGGGGTCCGGCATTGACCGACCTGGCGTATTTCGTTGGTTGCGCACTGCCGGTGGCTGATCGGCGGGCGCTGTATGACGATCTGCTAAGCGCCTACCACGACGCACTCGGGCCCGATGCGCCGCTGACGTTGGCCGACGTGTACGAGGGCGTGCGCGGGCAGAGCTTTTTCGGCGTGATGATGGCGATCGTGTCAGCGATGTTGGTCGAACGCACCGAGCGCGGCGACGCGCTGTTCATGACGATGCTGCAACGGCACTGCCAGCACGTGTTGGACACCGACGCGCTGGCCACGTTGTCCCCGACGTCGCCCATGCCGTTGACCCCGGTCCACACCGACGAGTCCGTGCACACCGCCACCGGGGAACCATTGTGGAGCGAAAGCTGGTATGCCGATTTCGTCGACGCCGCACAGGGATTCGGCGGCTGGGTGCGGATCGGCTTGATACCCAACCAGCGCACCGCGTGGATGCACGCATTGTTGTGTGGTCCCGACAGCCCCACTATCGCCGTGGTCGACTTCGACGTTCCGTTTCCGGCCGATCCGTGGCATGTGCGAACCGCCACCATCGATTTCACCCACGCCGCCACTGACCCGTTGCAGACGTATCGGGTCGCGCTGCAGGCACGAGGCCAGTCCTATACCGACCCCGGGGCTCTGCTGCGTGGAGAACCCGGTCGCCCCGTGGCGGTGGCGGCGAACTTGACCTGGGCGACTGACGGCACGCCCTATCGGTATCGGTTGACCACACGCTACGAAATTCCGTGCAGGGTGTCGGGAAGCGTGACCGTCGAGGACACCGAGTACATGCTCGATGAGGTGCCCGGTCAGCGTGACCACTCGTGGGGTGTGCGCGACTGGTGGGCCATGGACTGGCTGTGGAGTGCGCTGCATCTGGACGACGGCACGCATCTGCATGGCGTGGACATCCGGATTCCGGGCGCGCCGAAGCTCTGCGTCGGCTACCTTCAACAAAAAGACCGGCAGCTCGTTGAGCTGCACACGGTGACAAGCCGAGAATCGTTTGATTCCAACGGCTTACCCGTAGCCGCAACGGTGAGCGTCGAACCCGGTGACATCGCTGCGACCGCCGCTGTGCGCGGACACGCTCCGTTGTTGCTTGTGGCCGACGACGGGCGAGTGAGCCAGTTTCCCCGCGCGTGGGTCACCGCGACCACAGCCGATGGCCGTCACGGGGTTGGTTGGCTGGAATGGAACCGCACCCGATGGCAGCCGACGCCGACCTGA
- a CDS encoding gluconokinase produces MGVSGSGKSTVGAALARRLGVPFADADAFHPRANIAKMAAGEPLNDQDRFPWLEAVGKWLAAHRDGGVTSCSALTRKYRDQLRSHCPDVEFLHLSGSPELIRHRQAGRTGHFMPATLLDSQFDTLEPLGPDERGVTVDVDQSVDAIVETFLAGFAPPRGGGAGTASGG; encoded by the coding sequence ATGGGTGTGTCCGGCTCGGGCAAGTCCACGGTGGGCGCTGCGTTGGCCCGGCGGCTGGGGGTCCCGTTCGCGGATGCCGACGCATTCCACCCGCGCGCGAATATCGCCAAAATGGCCGCCGGTGAGCCGTTGAACGACCAAGACCGGTTCCCGTGGCTGGAGGCAGTCGGCAAGTGGCTGGCCGCTCACCGTGACGGCGGTGTGACGAGCTGCTCGGCGCTCACGCGCAAATACCGCGACCAGTTGCGTTCACACTGCCCCGACGTCGAATTTCTGCACCTGAGCGGCTCGCCGGAGCTTATCCGTCACCGCCAGGCCGGCAGGACAGGCCATTTCATGCCCGCGACGCTGCTGGACTCGCAGTTCGACACGCTGGAGCCCCTCGGACCGGACGAGCGCGGGGTCACCGTCGACGTCGACCAAAGCGTCGACGCCATCGTCGAGACCTTTCTGGCCGGATTCGCGCCACCGCGCGGCGGCGGCGCCGGGACAGCTAGCGGTGGCTAG
- a CDS encoding DUF2784 domain-containing protein — protein MYQIAVVLTAITHVAFICYVVVGGFIALRWRRTLWLHIAAVLWGAASVVGHVGCPLTGLERWARRHAGMPPLPPKGFIAHYITGVLYPVSWANAVQLAAFAVIVASWALYAWHGRHVPVRAHRGASDRVR, from the coding sequence ATGTACCAGATCGCGGTGGTGCTGACGGCGATCACGCACGTCGCCTTCATCTGCTACGTCGTCGTCGGCGGCTTCATCGCACTGCGCTGGCGCCGCACGCTGTGGCTGCACATCGCAGCGGTACTTTGGGGCGCGGCCAGCGTGGTGGGCCATGTGGGCTGTCCTTTGACCGGACTGGAACGCTGGGCGCGGCGTCACGCCGGCATGCCGCCGCTGCCGCCGAAGGGGTTCATCGCCCACTACATCACCGGAGTGCTCTATCCCGTTAGTTGGGCGAACGCCGTGCAGCTGGCAGCGTTCGCCGTGATCGTCGCGTCGTGGGCGTTATATGCCTGGCATGGCCGGCATGTCCCGGTGCGCGCCCATCGAGGGGCATCCGACCGCGTGCGGTGA